A single genomic interval of Amblyomma americanum isolate KBUSLIRL-KWMA chromosome 11, ASM5285725v1, whole genome shotgun sequence harbors:
- the LOC144110132 gene encoding molybdate-anion transporter-like has protein sequence MKPDGSPEKPPSLFAQWHAVIFYFVLVVADRLQNPYEYKLYYYNKLEQSSIALIYAAGALGGCVADLWGRSLAQRAGWKLSGPLLLAMLIQSCLLKKSTHTGTLIFSKVLAKVSVLTIFPLAVGQFHARARPSDLAIMLGIGFLGMACGVIGSLLCDVMYIDCYILFRGSAMILGALFCFHWLAPKAQPIKDLVEPYRSDRVVTLAVLSSEAALWCCSTIVEAFWAPLVNPSNMDVGLLYALYCFFHVFGGCFFRVVRMIQGTPRYTLTLAVIVASVGMFFAAAAMPVYPDSVLVIVMAMLSFHFAIGLWGAAVRKLRVCACLSPSQETYARCFGRICAAVMLAARRELDAYYLCGVFTVCCAFVALSLVPVQMLARWKQKFKVIQVLKSLEGHPTA, from the exons ATGAAGCCAGACGGGTCCCCAGAGAAGCCGCCGTCGCTGTTCGCACAGTGGCACGCGGTCATCTTCTACTTCGTCCTGGTCGTGGCCGACCGACTGCAGAACCCGTACGAGTACAAGCTCTACTACTACAACAAGCTAGAGCAGTCGTCCATCGCCCTGATATACGCCGCCGGGGCTCTGGGTGGCTGTGTGGCCGACCTCTGGGGGCGCTCGCTGGCCCAACGGGCCGGATGGAAGCTGTCCGGGCCGCTTCTGCTCGCCATGCTTATCCAGTCGTGCCTACTCAAGAAGAGCACCCACACGGggacactgattttctccaaagTGTTGGCCAAG GTGAGCGTGCTGACAATCTTCCCGCTAGCCGTCGGCCAGTTCCACGCCCGGGCTCGCCCTTCAGACCTTGCCATCATGCTGGGCATCGGGTTCCTGGGCATGGCCTGCGGGGTCATCGGCAGCCTGCTCTGTGACGTCATGTACATCGACTGCTACATCCTGTTCCGCGGTTCCGCCATGATCCTGGGCGCGCTTTTCTGCTTTCACTGGCTGGCGCCCAAGGCGCAGCCCATCAAGGACCTCGTAGAGCCGTACAGGTCCGACCGAGTCGTCACCCTGGCCGTGCTGTCCTCTGAGGCCGCCCTGTGGTGCTGCAGCACCATCGTTGAGGCCTTCTGGGCGCCCCTTGTGAATCCGTCGAACATGGACGTTGGCCTGCTCTACGCTCTGTACTGCTTCTTCCACGTCTTCGGGGGCTGCTTCTTCAGGGTGGTGCGGATGATCCAGGGGACCCCCAGGTACACGTTGACCCTGGCCGTCATCGTGGCTTCGGTCGGCATGTTCTTCGCAGCGGCTGCCATGCCCGTGTACCCGGATTCGGTGCTCGTCATCGTCATGGCCATGCTGTCTTTCCACTTCGCCATCGGTCTCTGGGGCGCAGCAGTGAGGAAGCTAAGGGTGTGCGCCTGCCTGTCGCCCAGTCAAGAGACGTACGCCAGGTGCTTCGGCCGGATCTGCGCCGCCGTCATGTTGGCTGCGCGACGGGAGTTGGACGCGTACTACCTGTGCGGAGTGTTCACTGTGTGCTGTGCCTTTGTGGCACTTTCTTTGGTGCCTGTGCAGATGTTGGCGCGCTGGAAGCAGAAGTTCAAGGTTATTCAAGTGCTCAAGTCCCTGGAGGGCCACCCGACGGCGTGA